A region from the Manihot esculenta cultivar AM560-2 chromosome 13, M.esculenta_v8, whole genome shotgun sequence genome encodes:
- the LOC110629069 gene encoding glucan endo-1,3-beta-glucosidase 12, whose amino-acid sequence MERSFIFYLLLLLCIFSFADAGSIGVNYGRIANNLPSAVKVVQLLKSQGLGRVKVFDTDPAVLRALSGSGIKVTVDLPNELLYSAAKRMSFAFSWVQRNVVAYYPSTQIEAIAVGNEVFVDPHNTTKFLIPAMKNIHQALVKLNLHSAIKISSPIALSALQSSYPSSAGAFRPEFIEPVFKPMLDFLRETGSYLMVNAYPFFAYESNSDVISLDYALFRENPGVVDPGNGLRYFNLFDAQIDAVFAAMSALKYDDIRMVVTETGWPSKGDENEIGATIQNAAAYNGNLVRRILTGGGTPLRPKADLTVYLFALFNEDEKNGPTSERNYGLFYPNEQKVYNIPFTVEGLKDYKDSRSSVSGGQQVTTPVVGGVSKSTTGNTWCMANQDVGKEKLQAALDYACGEGGADCRSIQPGATCYDPNTIEAHASYAFNSYYQKKGRDIGACYFGGAAYVVTQVPKYGQCEFPTGY is encoded by the exons ATGGAGCGCAGTTTCATCTTCTACCTGCTCTTACTTCTTTGCATTTTCAGTTTTGCAG ATGCGGGCTCAATCGGGGTGAACTATGGAAGGATAGCGAACAATCTACCATCGGCGGTGAAAGTGGTGCAGCTCCTCAAGTCTCAGGGTCTGGGTCGGGTTAAGGTATTCGACACTGATCCTGCTGTTCTCAGAGCATTATCAGGATCTGGGATTAAAGTTACTGTCGACTTACCCAATGAACTCCTCTACTCTGCTGCCAAACGCATGTCCTTCGCCTTCTCGTGGGTTCAAAGAAACGTCGTCGCTTACTACCCATCTACCCAAATCGAAGCCATTGCCGTGGGTAACGAAGTTTTCGTTGATCCGCACAACACTACGAAGTTTCTCATACCGGCCATGAAAAATATCCACCAAGCTCTGGTTAAGCTTAATCTTCATTCCGCCATTAAAATCTCTTCACCTATAGCACTCAGTGCTCTCCAATCTTCTTACCCATCATCAGCCGGAGCATTCCGACCCGAATTCATTGAACCCGTTTTCAAACCCATGTTGGATTTCCTTCGGGAAACCGGTTCATATCTCATGGTTAATGCGTATCCGTTTTTCGCTTATGAGTCGAACTCGGATGTCATTTCTCTGGACTACGCTTTGTTTAGAGAGAACCCGGGTGTGGTGGATCCGGGTAATGGATTGCGGTATTTCAACCTTTTTGATGCTCAAATCGACGCCGTTTTTGCTGCTATGTCCGCTTTGAAGTATGACGACATCAGGATGGTTGTGACCGAGACAGGCTGGCCGTCAAAGGGAGACGAGAATGAAATAGGTGCTACCATTCAGAACGCAGCAGCGTACAATGGCAATCTTGTCCGTAGGATTCTCACTGGTGGTGGTACCCCGCTAAGACCCAAGGCAGATCTGACCGTGTATCTCTTCGCTCTCTTCAATGAGGACGAAAAGAACGGCCCCACATCCGAGAGAAATTACGGCCTCTTTTACCCCAACGAGCAAAAGGTTTACAATATTCCTTTTACTGTGGAGGGCCTCAAGGATTACAAGGACAGCCGGTCATCGGTATCCGGTGGTCAACAGGTGACAACTCCGGTTGTCGGCGGCGTATCCAAGAGCACTACCGGGAATACATGGTGCATGGCGAATCAAGACGTCGGAAAAGAAAAGCTGCAGGCAGCACTAGATTATGCTTGTGGTGAAGGAGGAGCGGATTGCCGTTCGATACAGCCAGGAGCCACGTGTTACGATCCTAACACAATCGAGGCCCACGCGTCTTACGCTTTTAACAGTTACTATCAGAAGAAAGGGCGGGACATTGGCGCCTGTTATTTCGGAGGAGCAGCTTACGTCGTCACCCAAGTACCAA AATATGGGCAGTGCGAGTTTCCGACAGGATACTGA